CATACTCTTCTCCTTCaacttcctcttcttcttcatcacctcctttctttttttctttctccgtCTCATCATCTGATTTATCGTCACCCATTTTCTGAAGTTCCTGACAAAAACAGACCAAATGACTCTGAAATCTGTTCTAGTTTGGTGTTAAAGGTTTTCtgtgatataaaataaattaataaatatactcCAAGTTATATATGATATGGCTTAGCAAGGAGGAGGGGAATAAAAGCCACAAACTTACATCAAGTTTAGAAAGTACAGCCTCCTTTTCTTTGTTTGAGACCTTTGTGGATTTCTTTGAATCTGTAGAAGTTCATCTTATTGGGAAATGATACAAAAATGCAGAAATGCACTGTAAATTTGTTGAAATTTAATTACCAATTTTCTTTCTTATTCTTCTCTTCTGGGGCATTAGTTCCTTTGGAAGACGGTTCCAGTCTGTAAAACAGGTTTAGGCTCAATGTGTACTTACAAATGCATAATACACTTTGCTTAAGGTGGAGTGATATTACCTGGCGTCCATTCTGCGTCCTCGATTTTACAGCAATCCcttatgtatttttctttatagcGTTCGACATCTGGGAACAAGATACAAAGACAGTGAACTGGACATCCTGATCGGTTTTCTCTTTTAATCAtgtggaggggggagggggagggagaaaaaaaaatcagtggatTTCTCCTTCATTATGAGAAAGATCACTCCCAGAAGACATTCCACACCTCATGGCCCACTGATGTGTGGTTAAGTGGAGTAAAATTAAGTGCTGCAGCTGAAAGCCACTGTACATTAATACAACTTACAGTGATTGAATTTGTAAGTGCTCACCGTTCTTGCCTGAGGACGACTTTATATTGAAAGGCAGGTCCTTCATTTTCCCTCTCATCTCTTGTTTCAATGCTAACATGTAGTCTTCTGCCTCGCCAGCCTTTAGAGGCACTGGTTTAAACTCAGATTGCTGTACAACATACAAAAAGGTATGGCATGATTTGTGTGTGAGGCAACAAAAGACGATAGTGAGCAAGGATTCAGCCAGTTACCAACCAgttatttcagttattttaagGGATATGGGGACAATTACTTTAAATATTATCAGTAATCTGTATAGATTTTAAAACTAACTTAtggttaaaggctaagcaccagctctatgaaagtgtcaaaagtgtcaaacaaataaatacagtggaatttgagttcctaacttgtgtttattgatagtcagaaaacatgttatttcttactaattcaaggaataaagtttaaaatacCGTTGAAGTTTGACATAATGAAGTAATTTAATTCTGTGAACAGATTTCCTCAACGTTCACAGCTGGACAAAAGGATGAACattatgaaaataatatttctaaaactaaaaatggagataaatatttataaattactTAGGATACAGATTTGCAGCATCCACCTGCATTAAATGGCAACTAATTCACACCAGTACGCTCACCACTCAGCTGGTAGAGAGATAAGAGGGGACGACCGAGCCAAGATGGagactgaggccagacatggccTAAAGAGTAGTTATAGTCAGGAAATCTGGGAAACGTCCCTACTCTGGAGATATTCCCAGGGATTTTTTatgactttcaggaattttGTTTTATGTCTCATCCAAATTACAGTGCCCTGACCTTGCACAGGTATCCACACAGACTAAATGGACAGTACCTCCTGTGGGCCCCATAAACACCACCTTCAGCAACTGCCCAAGCATTGCTAAGTGCTACCTGTCAGGTCCGAACCAGCTTAGCTTCAGTGGATCTGCATTTTCAGGTGTTATAGCTGCTGACAATGGCATCAGTGCCCTTTTATAAAATTCCCTGCTCTAACACACctgtttcaaaatatttatggaTTTAACAGATTTAATGAAGATGTGAACCAACTGTGTAGAGCTGGAGTTAAATACCCCTGATACAGAGTCCAATATTAACATCTAGCTTTACTCTTCAGAATGTAAATGAGCCAAATATAAGTAGAGACGGTTTCTAAAGCACTCACTGGAAACATTGGCCGAGGCCCTCTCTGAGTTTCAGGCATTGACCCTCTGTTAATACCCAGCGCCTCTATATTGAAGGTAAACGCCGCTATACCTCTGCCTTTTCCTGCCATTTTGCTCTCAATATACAGACAATAACACAAGTATTTTGTCGTTAATTTAAATCAATCAAACGCGCTCTTTGGTGAGGTTTTATAGAAAATCAGTTGGTGTAGGCGGTGCTTGTTTCATGTTTAACCAATTGTATTGCAGTTTATGCTGGCGTCACGAAGACATTATCCAATCCACGCTGTCCTTGGAAAGGGGCGTTATACTTTCTGTTGGATTCTTGAATCTCTAAATCATCAGAATCGATTCTAAGACCTGATTCCTTAATTTTTGTAACTGAAGGCATTGACCCAGGTCAAATGACAATATACTATAGTTATCAAGAAATGACTTTGAAAAGATACATATTTAAGGAACAACATTAGCATGTCCTCAAAGTCAGCATGACGAAGGAGCGGAACATCCATCGCTAAATATGATATTTATAACACATTTAATGTTCAAAACAATGCGAGTCGGCTCCTAATGTTCATCTAAAAATCGGTTGACGGAATCGACACGTTCCTGGTCGACACATCACTCTTGCAAATGTCTGCAGCGCTCGAGGGTTGGGTTTGTGTTGGCAAATCTTTGTCTTTTCGTTATTAATCTGTTTTTTTCGCGGTGTCGTTACCGTTTGTGTTTAGAGGATGCCGGTGATGGACTGGTACGCGCACAAAACGCTGGATAACGGCGTGTTCTGGATCCAGGAGCGCTTTTACGAGTCCGGTAACCGGGCGAATATGTGGTTAATCCACGGCTCTCACCAGGACGTGCTGATAGACGCGGGCCTGGGTTTACGGAGCCTGCCGGACTACATCAGCTCCAAATGTCTGCTGGGGGAGGACACCAAACGGAAAAACCCGCTGCTGGCCATCGGCACGCACGTGCACTTCGACCACTCGGGTGGGCTGCACCAGTTTCAACAGGTGGGCGTGCACAAGGCAGAGGTCGATGCCCTGGCTAACGGAGACAACTTCGAGACGGTCACTTGGCTGAGTGACCGCGAGATCGTGGAGAAACCCAGCCCCGACTGGACCGCCAGACAGTACAGAGTGAGGGCTGTGCAGCCCACTCACATACTGCAGGAAGGTGGGTGTGTGACTAGCTTCTAGGCAATGAGGGTGGCCACTGTAGTGGTGGGTGCCACATCAACATTGCTGTCCACCATGTGGTACATCCACTGTGTTCCTCCTTGGAATGCAGTGCTCAAATGTTTACATAGTTCCCTGCATAAGACCtgtcaaaatgaaaaacaaataaacaaccataaaaaaaacaaataaaacataaaaaaatgcaaTACATTGATTTACATTTGACCACAGAGTAATACTGCTTTTGCATTTTGATAAAAATCTAATCATATTGTATttatacacaaaataaaatatgtaaaatatcctgCAAATCCACTGGagtttcacatagggcccatCCGAGTCCTGCAACCACAATTATAACCAAACATTATCATACTGCAGACTTCTACAAGCCTCTAGGCTGATCCTTGTCTCTGTTTCATCCAGTACCCATCTAGCATTTAGAAAGCCACTGGGATCCATCTCCATTTCGTAATCCTGACCCTAGTGCAACTCTGCAGTGGGCATTGCAGCATTCTCCCTGCTCTCTAATCTCCCAACATCTCGAGCTTGTTATTAATCCCTTAATAGGGTTAAATGGGAGTGTTAATGCTGGGAAAACACTAAATGTGAAGTGCAGTCCTTTTTCAACATCAGCCGTATCGCTGTGGACCACGCGGCATGCAACATGACTTCATTCCGACCCGCCTTGTATGATCCCGAGAAAAGAATCGAACTCAATCAGATTACGCTGGTCTTAAAAGGAGCATGTCTGTGGTTTGAGAACCAAGCCCTCCGCCTAATGTGATTTTCTTGTAGGTCTGAATTGTCTTCAGATGATAGCTACACATTCAAACCACAGGAAGGGCAGCAAATGAATGTATGCAGTTCTATTACAATGAGAGATCACTGAGGTCCAG
This window of the Hoplias malabaricus isolate fHopMal1 chromosome Y, fHopMal1.hap1, whole genome shotgun sequence genome carries:
- the LOC136678619 gene encoding DNA-directed RNA polymerase III subunit RPC7-like, with protein sequence MAGKGRGIAAFTFNIEALGINRGSMPETQRGPRPMFPQSEFKPVPLKAGEAEDYMLALKQEMRGKMKDLPFNIKSSSGKNDVERYKEKYIRDCCKIEDAEWTPDWNRLPKELMPQKRRIRKKIDSKKSTKVSNKEKEAVLSKLDELQKMGDDKSDDETEKEKKKGGDEEEEEVEGEEYDEEELEEENDYITNYFEDGDDYGAGSDDNMDEATY
- the LOC136679638 gene encoding acyl-coenzyme A thioesterase MBLAC2-like; this translates as MPVMDWYAHKTLDNGVFWIQERFYESGNRANMWLIHGSHQDVLIDAGLGLRSLPDYISSKCLLGEDTKRKNPLLAIGTHVHFDHSGGLHQFQQVGVHKAEVDALANGDNFETVTWLSDREIVEKPSPDWTARQYRVRAVQPTHILQEGDIINLGDRQLTVLHMPGHSRGSICLHDKDNKMLFSGDVVYDGSMIDWLPYSVIGDYVRSCERLVEMVDKEEVELVMPGHYNTFGAKRLHRLASSYISSAGTFHKASTCAVKSVASMALRFSNSCCVC